A window of Gemmatimonadota bacterium contains these coding sequences:
- the tdh gene encoding L-threonine 3-dehydrogenase — MRALVKATAAQGFVLKDVPVPTHREHEVLIKVKAAGVCGTDVHIHEWDAWAQGRCKPPFTVGHEFAGVVEKVGSLVTDVKVGDRVTAEGHIVCGHCHLCRTGNAHVCPNTKIIGVDRDGAFADYIVMPASNVWPLDADVPFEIGGIHDPMGNAFHTALHGTELPGATVLVTGCGPIGIFAVGIAKAAGASHIVASDVNPTRLALARKMGAHSAVQPQDAEAAVRAATHGLGVDVVLEMSGVPAAIHQAFKLVRVGGRVQMLGIPAKPMDVDFATEVIFKGITIYGVVGRRMYDTWIQMTQFLRAKQFDPTPVITHRFPLEQHAEAIQVIKSGEAGKVVFEIG; from the coding sequence GTGCGCGCACTGGTCAAGGCAACGGCAGCACAAGGCTTCGTCCTCAAGGACGTCCCGGTCCCCACGCACCGCGAGCACGAGGTGCTCATCAAGGTGAAGGCGGCCGGCGTCTGCGGCACCGACGTGCACATCCACGAGTGGGATGCGTGGGCGCAGGGGCGCTGCAAGCCGCCGTTCACCGTGGGGCACGAGTTCGCCGGCGTGGTGGAGAAGGTCGGGTCGCTCGTGACCGACGTGAAGGTGGGTGACCGCGTGACCGCCGAGGGGCACATCGTCTGCGGGCACTGCCATCTCTGTCGGACGGGCAATGCGCATGTGTGCCCCAACACGAAGATCATCGGCGTGGACCGCGACGGCGCCTTCGCCGACTACATCGTGATGCCCGCCTCGAACGTCTGGCCGCTCGACGCCGACGTGCCGTTCGAGATCGGCGGCATCCACGACCCGATGGGGAACGCCTTCCACACGGCGCTGCACGGGACCGAGCTCCCCGGCGCGACGGTGCTGGTGACCGGCTGCGGCCCGATCGGCATCTTCGCCGTGGGGATCGCGAAGGCGGCGGGGGCCTCGCACATCGTGGCGAGCGACGTGAACCCCACCCGCCTCGCGCTCGCGCGGAAGATGGGCGCGCACTCGGCGGTGCAGCCGCAGGACGCGGAAGCCGCCGTCCGCGCCGCGACGCACGGGCTCGGCGTGGATGTGGTGCTCGAGATGAGCGGCGTCCCCGCGGCGATCCACCAGGCCTTCAAGCTCGTGCGCGTCGGCGGGCGGGTGCAGATGCTCGGCATCCCGGCCAAGCCGATGGACGTGGACTTCGCCACCGAGGTGATCTTCAAGGGGATCACGATCTACGGGGTGGTGGGGCGGCGGATGTACGACACCTGGATCCAGATGACGCAGTTCCTGCGGGCGAAGCAGTTCGATCCGACGCCGGTGATCACGCATCGGTTCCCGCTGGAGCAGCATGCGGAGGCGATTCAGGTGATCAAGTCGGGCGAAGCTGGGAAGGTCGTCTTCGAGATCGGATGA
- a CDS encoding sulfurtransferase, which produces MRPAAAQQPAGPRARPAIEPLVTTEWLAREAASPDVVVLQLGPAESFAKGHLPGAVALDYFREVVAPATEGGLQVELPTPEAFAAMLAAKGVGATSRVVIVFDTATAFARAGRTFFTMEWGGLEGRVAIMDGGLAQWKREGRELEAGTGRAVTPGRAGALTANARLRATKADVVAMVGRAGMRIVDARDTVFYQDLRDNQMPRGGHIPTAVNLTFSSVTNADGTLKPRAELEGLVRALGIADGDQLTTYCHIGVQGSWMYFALRVLGRDVRVYDGSFDEWSRDASLPVEGAKPRP; this is translated from the coding sequence GTGCGTCCCGCAGCGGCGCAGCAGCCCGCGGGTCCGCGCGCGCGTCCCGCGATCGAACCGCTGGTGACGACCGAGTGGCTCGCGCGCGAGGCCGCGTCGCCCGACGTCGTGGTGCTGCAGCTCGGGCCCGCCGAGTCGTTCGCGAAGGGGCATCTCCCCGGCGCGGTCGCGCTCGACTACTTCCGCGAGGTCGTGGCCCCCGCGACCGAGGGCGGCCTGCAGGTGGAGCTCCCCACGCCCGAGGCCTTCGCCGCGATGCTCGCCGCGAAGGGCGTGGGCGCGACGAGCCGCGTGGTGATCGTCTTCGACACCGCGACGGCCTTCGCGCGCGCGGGACGGACCTTCTTCACGATGGAGTGGGGCGGCCTCGAGGGGCGCGTCGCGATCATGGACGGCGGGCTCGCGCAGTGGAAGCGCGAGGGGCGCGAGCTGGAGGCGGGGACTGGACGCGCGGTCACGCCGGGGCGCGCCGGTGCCCTCACGGCGAACGCGCGCCTCCGTGCCACCAAGGCCGACGTGGTCGCGATGGTCGGCCGCGCGGGGATGCGGATCGTGGACGCGCGCGACACGGTGTTCTACCAGGACCTGCGCGACAACCAGATGCCGCGCGGCGGGCACATCCCGACGGCGGTGAACCTGACCTTCTCGAGCGTGACGAACGCGGACGGGACGCTGAAGCCGCGCGCCGAGCTCGAGGGGCTAGTGCGCGCGCTGGGGATCGCGGACGGCGACCAGCTCACGACGTACTGCCACATCGGGGTGCAGGGATCGTGGATGTACTTCGCGCTGCGCGTGCTCGGGCGGGATGTGCGGGTGTATGATGGGTCGTTCGATGAGTGGAGCCGGGATGCGTCGTTGCCGGTCGAGGGGGCCAAGCCGCGGCCGTAG
- a CDS encoding ASCH domain-containing protein gives MRVLSIQQPWAELVIRGVKTFEVRTWSAKHEGGRIAIHASANIELKKVEALWADDRAAAQCFADQGWMDRDDLRALPRSAIIGSVALRGVHPATAVHAANLDLSATNWVEDALETAVRDPVSGALRPGPAPVRTLPVAVPARSWVFGFARALAVEPILDVEGQQHLWALPPALATELAAREARARTGEWTRPAPSPERVKAARDAWRERFESEETRYGLRLIREALDEAANDAMKLEDEGAERMLKETMRKLTSGRDARDADGRLWVRVPKALRPLFDDAERVPATRFEADLRMLMHRVRLQEQANVEYQKLLDAAVERVREGAERAERSPSSRSALEAEVKRAFKREWLEVEAELGKSEGFFHFPEY, from the coding sequence ATGCGTGTCCTCTCCATCCAGCAGCCGTGGGCCGAGCTGGTGATCCGTGGCGTCAAGACGTTCGAGGTCCGGACCTGGTCCGCCAAGCACGAGGGGGGGCGCATCGCGATCCACGCGAGCGCCAACATCGAGCTCAAGAAGGTCGAGGCGCTCTGGGCGGATGACCGCGCGGCCGCGCAGTGCTTCGCCGACCAGGGCTGGATGGACCGCGACGACCTGCGCGCCCTGCCGCGCTCGGCGATCATCGGCAGCGTCGCGCTGCGCGGCGTGCATCCGGCGACGGCGGTGCACGCGGCGAATCTCGACCTGTCGGCGACGAACTGGGTGGAGGACGCGCTCGAGACCGCGGTGCGCGATCCGGTGTCCGGCGCGTTGCGGCCGGGCCCGGCGCCGGTGCGCACGCTCCCGGTGGCGGTCCCGGCGCGCTCGTGGGTGTTCGGGTTCGCGCGGGCGCTCGCGGTGGAGCCGATCCTCGACGTCGAAGGGCAGCAGCACCTCTGGGCGCTCCCGCCGGCGCTGGCGACGGAACTCGCGGCGCGCGAGGCGCGTGCGCGGACGGGGGAGTGGACGCGCCCCGCCCCGTCGCCGGAGCGCGTGAAGGCCGCGCGCGACGCGTGGCGCGAGCGGTTCGAGAGCGAGGAGACGCGCTATGGGCTGCGCCTGATCCGCGAGGCGCTGGACGAGGCGGCGAACGACGCGATGAAGCTGGAGGACGAGGGCGCCGAACGTATGCTGAAGGAGACGATGCGCAAGCTGACGTCGGGCCGCGATGCGCGCGACGCGGACGGGCGCCTCTGGGTGCGCGTGCCGAAGGCCCTGCGGCCGCTCTTCGACGACGCGGAGCGCGTGCCGGCGACGCGGTTCGAGGCGGACCTGCGGATGCTCATGCACCGGGTGCGACTGCAGGAGCAGGCGAACGTGGAGTACCAGAAGCTGCTCGACGCGGCGGTCGAGCGGGTACGGGAGGGGGCCGAGCGCGCGGAGCGGTCGCCGAGTTCACGGTCGGCGCTCGAGGCGGAAGTGAAGCGGGCGTTCAAGCGGGAGTGGCTCGAGGTGGAGGCGGAGCTCGGGAAGTCGGAGGGGTTCTTCCACTTCCCGGAGTACTGA
- a CDS encoding antibiotic biosynthesis monooxygenase, whose protein sequence is MPVTRINEFHAAPGREAALRAFLDRVIALVSAAPGCASCELLVDPTDASRLLILEAWTDIAAHQAAASQVPPDMYAAFKELIAEPPRGRYYASPA, encoded by the coding sequence ATGCCGGTGACGCGCATCAACGAGTTCCATGCGGCCCCGGGCCGCGAGGCGGCGCTTCGCGCGTTCCTCGACCGCGTGATCGCGCTCGTGTCCGCGGCGCCCGGGTGCGCGTCCTGCGAACTCCTCGTCGATCCGACCGACGCGAGTCGCCTCCTCATTCTCGAAGCATGGACCGACATCGCGGCACACCAGGCTGCGGCCTCGCAGGTGCCGCCGGACATGTATGCTGCGTTCAAGGAGTTGATCGCCGAGCCGCCTCGCGGCCGCTATTACGCATCGCCGGCGTAG
- a CDS encoding type II toxin-antitoxin system RelE/ParE family toxin: MLPLRWTEHAVTQLEGIVQYISATSPVYAEGVVLRIDQRLQAARLQPGMGKPVPEKDDPTIRELVSPPYRVFYRPRSECIEVLAIVHGRQVLDDAF, encoded by the coding sequence ATGCTGCCGCTCCGCTGGACGGAGCACGCCGTCACACAGCTCGAAGGCATCGTCCAATACATCAGCGCCACGTCGCCCGTCTACGCCGAGGGCGTGGTGCTGCGGATCGATCAGCGGTTGCAAGCAGCGCGCCTTCAGCCTGGCATGGGGAAGCCGGTTCCTGAGAAGGACGATCCGACGATCCGGGAGCTTGTCTCGCCGCCGTACCGCGTGTTCTACCGGCCCCGCAGCGAGTGCATCGAGGTGCTCGCCATCGTGCACGGTCGGCAGGTGCTCGACGACGCCTTCTAG
- a CDS encoding beta-lactamase family protein, with protein sequence MPALLLLASLCAATAQAPARPAADSVQVRMQRIADSVVAARPRMPGIIIAVEHPATGRRWSVAAGLADTARKTRLMPDQPVRLASNTKTYTAAAVLRLVEMGRLALGDPLAKHLPPPIDSLLRRDGYATDSITIEQVLNHRAGLNEHPAVRSYVAMLRTDPQHHWTPREQLQWLVDSLSPVGPPGAQFRYSDAGYVMLGLIVERLVGQPLGPAVRSLVRFDRLGLRHTWWEQMEPAPSGVPDRAHQYLGGLDAYGIDPSFDLYGGGGIVAPMAELAHFLTALLDGQVFEQRETLDAMMRPRSAEMNGYGMGLFGSRVDGMTGRGHSGFWGTTAMVFPDAGVTIAVAITEQGEFRQANAVMGAVLKVLGDGP encoded by the coding sequence ATGCCCGCACTTCTCCTCTTGGCGTCGCTGTGCGCCGCCACCGCGCAGGCACCGGCCCGTCCCGCGGCGGATTCCGTGCAGGTCCGCATGCAGCGGATCGCCGACAGCGTCGTCGCCGCGAGGCCGCGCATGCCCGGGATCATCATCGCCGTCGAACACCCGGCCACGGGCAGGCGATGGAGCGTGGCGGCGGGACTCGCGGATACGGCGCGGAAGACGCGGCTCATGCCCGACCAGCCGGTCCGGCTGGCGAGCAACACGAAGACCTACACCGCCGCCGCGGTGCTGCGGCTCGTGGAGATGGGACGGCTCGCGCTTGGTGATCCGTTGGCCAAGCACCTGCCGCCGCCGATCGATTCGCTCCTCCGGCGCGATGGGTACGCGACCGACAGCATCACCATCGAGCAGGTGCTGAATCACCGGGCGGGACTCAATGAACACCCGGCCGTGCGAAGCTATGTCGCGATGCTCCGCACCGATCCACAGCATCACTGGACGCCGCGCGAGCAGCTCCAGTGGCTGGTGGACAGCCTCTCGCCGGTGGGGCCGCCCGGTGCGCAGTTCCGCTATTCGGACGCCGGCTACGTGATGCTGGGGCTGATCGTCGAGCGGCTTGTCGGACAGCCCCTCGGCCCCGCGGTGCGGTCGCTCGTGCGCTTCGACCGGCTGGGACTCCGCCACACCTGGTGGGAGCAGATGGAGCCCGCGCCCTCCGGCGTACCGGACCGGGCGCACCAGTATCTCGGTGGGCTCGACGCGTACGGCATCGACCCCTCGTTCGACCTCTACGGCGGCGGCGGCATCGTGGCGCCGATGGCCGAGCTCGCGCATTTCCTCACCGCGCTGCTCGACGGACAGGTGTTCGAGCAGCGCGAGACGCTCGACGCCATGATGCGCCCGCGGAGCGCGGAGATGAACGGCTATGGGATGGGCCTCTTCGGATCGCGGGTGGACGGGATGACCGGGCGTGGCCACAGCGGCTTCTGGGGCACGACCGCGATGGTGTTCCCGGACGCGGGCGTGACGATCGCGGTGGCGATCACCGAGCAGGGTGAGTTTCGGCAGGCGAACGCCGTGATGGGCGCGGTGCTGAAGGTGCTGGGGGACGGACCATAG
- a CDS encoding BrnT family toxin: MSAIRFEWDSTKAASNLRKHGVAFEEARTVFEDDEALLIADPEHSAAEERFVLIGLSAALRVIVVVHCERDDGDVIRIISARKADRGERADYASRRTP, translated from the coding sequence ATGAGCGCCATCCGCTTCGAGTGGGATAGCACCAAGGCGGCGTCGAACCTCCGCAAGCACGGCGTCGCGTTCGAGGAGGCGCGCACCGTCTTCGAGGACGACGAGGCGCTCTTGATCGCCGATCCGGAGCACTCCGCCGCCGAGGAGCGGTTCGTGCTCATCGGCCTCAGCGCCGCGCTGCGGGTCATCGTGGTCGTGCATTGCGAACGAGACGACGGGGATGTCATCCGCATCATCTCGGCGCGCAAGGCCGATCGCGGTGAGCGCGCCGATTACGCTTCCAGGAGAACACCATGA
- a CDS encoding BrnA antitoxin family protein: MKKHYDFSKAIKNPYAKRLKRSVTIRLDESTVEYFKALAEETELPYQSLINLYLRDCAASGRRLALTWRPLRAAGV, translated from the coding sequence ATGAAGAAGCACTACGACTTCTCGAAGGCCATCAAGAATCCGTACGCGAAGCGGTTGAAGCGGTCGGTGACGATCCGCCTCGATGAGTCGACGGTCGAGTATTTCAAGGCGCTCGCCGAGGAGACCGAGCTGCCCTATCAGAGCTTGATCAATCTGTACCTTCGCGACTGCGCGGCGTCGGGCCGGCGGCTGGCACTGACCTGGCGCCCGCTGCGCGCCGCGGGCGTCTAG
- a CDS encoding NYN domain-containing protein, with protein MHPRSNLSAAARPARTAVAPLHRGPQAMTAGAHSHAPNAALLIDFDNVTMGIRSDLQTELRNLLSSAIISGKVAVQRAYADWRRYPQYIVPLSESSIDLIFAPAYGSSKKNATDIRLAVDAIELVFTRPEIGTYILLSGDSDFSSLVLKLKEYGKYVIGVGIRESSSDLLVQNCDEYYSYNALAGLVKSGEESGTKKWDPYELVTEAIGRMQKNGDVMRSDRLKQVMQEIDASFDEKDLGMSKFSRFCLEAQSKGLLHVHKLENGQLEVGPPKGKAVESAAASSAPAAEGERERGEREEREGRGRRGRRGRGGRGRDRDDRPREGGSTPAEGTAAVAADATETVAAPSAPAAAPAHAPRSHHAPRPPREQHAPRPAGDPSIGAGGIRLTRDEAFGLVRDAVAAVANTEDPVPSETVRVKAHQLLGRDSESLSERNFARILKDAHDAGLVDLRKRGEAFEVLAASGAASIADQLAVAEKAATPTAAPSAPAPRGMGPRSVPSNRRGGGKPAGIPQGLLLLGMVEEPAAPVVAEVAAPAAEEKKGKGKKAAVKEPKAEKPAKAEKAEKEPKAKKPAAKKAKAK; from the coding sequence ATGCATCCTCGTTCCAACCTCTCCGCGGCCGCGCGTCCTGCGCGCACCGCGGTGGCCCCGCTCCATCGGGGGCCCCAGGCGATGACCGCCGGCGCCCATTCCCACGCGCCCAACGCCGCCCTCCTCATCGACTTCGACAACGTCACGATGGGGATCCGCTCCGACCTGCAGACGGAGCTCCGCAACCTCCTCAGCAGCGCCATCATCTCCGGCAAGGTCGCGGTCCAGCGCGCCTACGCCGACTGGCGCCGCTATCCGCAGTACATCGTGCCGCTCAGCGAGTCGTCGATCGACCTCATCTTCGCCCCGGCCTACGGCTCGTCGAAGAAGAACGCGACCGACATCCGCCTCGCCGTCGACGCGATCGAGCTCGTCTTCACCCGCCCCGAGATCGGCACCTACATCCTGCTCTCGGGCGACAGCGACTTCTCGTCGCTCGTGCTCAAGCTCAAGGAGTACGGCAAGTACGTCATCGGCGTCGGCATCCGCGAGTCGTCGAGCGACCTCCTCGTCCAGAACTGCGACGAGTACTACAGCTACAACGCCCTCGCCGGCCTCGTGAAGTCGGGCGAGGAGTCGGGCACCAAGAAGTGGGACCCGTACGAGCTGGTGACCGAGGCGATCGGCCGGATGCAGAAGAACGGCGACGTCATGCGCTCCGACCGCCTCAAGCAGGTCATGCAGGAGATCGACGCGAGCTTCGACGAGAAGGATCTCGGCATGTCGAAGTTCTCGCGCTTCTGCCTCGAGGCGCAGTCGAAGGGCCTGCTCCACGTGCACAAGCTGGAGAACGGCCAGCTCGAGGTCGGTCCGCCCAAGGGCAAGGCCGTCGAGTCCGCCGCCGCGTCGTCGGCTCCCGCCGCCGAGGGCGAGCGTGAGCGTGGCGAGCGCGAGGAGCGCGAGGGCCGTGGCCGTCGCGGTCGTCGTGGTCGTGGTGGTCGCGGTCGCGATCGCGACGACCGTCCGCGCGAGGGGGGCAGCACCCCCGCCGAGGGCACCGCGGCCGTCGCCGCCGATGCCACCGAGACGGTCGCCGCGCCGTCGGCTCCGGCCGCTGCGCCGGCGCACGCGCCGCGCTCGCATCATGCGCCGCGTCCGCCGCGCGAGCAGCACGCGCCGCGTCCCGCCGGCGACCCGTCCATCGGCGCCGGTGGCATCCGTCTCACGCGCGACGAGGCCTTCGGCCTCGTGCGTGATGCGGTCGCCGCGGTCGCCAACACCGAGGATCCGGTCCCGAGCGAGACGGTGCGCGTGAAGGCCCACCAGCTCCTCGGCCGCGACAGCGAGTCGCTCTCCGAGCGCAACTTCGCGCGCATCCTCAAGGATGCGCACGACGCGGGCCTCGTGGACCTCCGCAAGCGCGGCGAAGCGTTCGAGGTCCTCGCGGCCTCGGGTGCGGCGAGCATCGCCGACCAGCTCGCCGTGGCCGAGAAGGCCGCGACGCCGACGGCAGCGCCGTCGGCGCCCGCCCCGCGCGGGATGGGTCCGCGCTCGGTGCCGAGCAACCGTCGTGGTGGTGGCAAGCCGGCGGGGATCCCGCAGGGCCTGCTGCTCCTCGGCATGGTCGAGGAGCCGGCCGCGCCCGTCGTCGCCGAGGTGGCCGCGCCGGCCGCCGAGGAGAAGAAGGGGAAGGGGAAGAAGGCTGCGGTGAAGGAGCCGAAGGCGGAGAAGCCGGCGAAGGCCGAGAAGGCGGAGAAGGAGCCCAAGGCCAAGAAGCCGGCGGCGAAGAAGGCCAAGGCCAAGTAG
- a CDS encoding HAMP domain-containing histidine kinase encodes MKHPRFRTRLFLILALFAFVPAILLTLAWSYAARATIPQLSGSGAWEQVAASGERAIALARAKPGSTETEAALAAHQDALGEARVRARQVRFISERAATAMAIGGLVIVGLLTILASRVAGHLSRQLSRPLDEIVGWTGRIANAERLPLPQEGEAKGAPEFGVLRERMRTMAADLEKGRQAALEAERLSAFRESARQVAHELKNPLTPIRFAIASLRRTAVEGQQDAVEVLDTESARLEAMAKSFAQFGRLPEGPTATVDLLELARETARTTLPAEMTVTVTGDLGVLVLGQHDALQRALSNVLLNAVDATGGRGTLAVTARVQGAEGVLAVKDDGTGIPAEQLPRIWDPYMTQKTGGTGLGLAIVKQTVVAHGGRVDAVSAPGEGTEIRLRFPLVNGRNG; translated from the coding sequence GTGAAGCACCCACGCTTCCGTACCCGGCTGTTTCTCATCCTCGCGCTCTTCGCGTTCGTCCCGGCCATCCTCCTCACGCTGGCCTGGAGCTACGCCGCGCGCGCGACCATCCCCCAGCTCAGCGGGTCGGGGGCGTGGGAGCAGGTCGCCGCGAGCGGCGAGCGGGCGATCGCGCTCGCGCGGGCCAAGCCCGGCAGCACGGAGACCGAGGCGGCGCTCGCCGCCCATCAGGACGCCCTCGGCGAGGCGCGGGTGCGCGCGCGGCAGGTGCGCTTCATCTCGGAACGGGCGGCCACCGCGATGGCGATCGGCGGCCTGGTCATCGTGGGGCTGCTCACGATCCTCGCCTCGCGCGTCGCGGGACACCTGAGCCGCCAGCTCTCGCGTCCGCTCGACGAGATCGTCGGCTGGACGGGCCGCATCGCCAACGCCGAGCGGCTGCCGCTGCCGCAGGAGGGCGAGGCGAAGGGCGCGCCCGAGTTCGGCGTACTGCGGGAACGGATGCGCACCATGGCCGCCGACCTCGAGAAGGGGCGGCAGGCGGCGCTCGAGGCGGAGCGGCTCTCGGCCTTCCGCGAGTCGGCACGCCAGGTGGCGCACGAACTGAAGAACCCGCTCACGCCCATCCGCTTCGCCATCGCGTCGCTGCGGCGCACGGCGGTGGAGGGACAGCAGGATGCGGTGGAGGTGCTCGACACGGAGTCGGCGCGACTGGAAGCGATGGCGAAGAGCTTCGCGCAGTTCGGCCGGCTCCCCGAAGGACCGACGGCGACGGTGGACCTGCTCGAGCTCGCGCGCGAGACGGCCCGCACCACGCTGCCGGCGGAGATGACGGTGACGGTGACCGGCGACCTCGGCGTGCTGGTGCTCGGGCAGCACGATGCGCTGCAGCGGGCGCTCTCGAACGTGCTGCTCAACGCGGTCGATGCGACCGGCGGGCGCGGGACGCTCGCGGTGACGGCGCGCGTGCAGGGCGCCGAGGGAGTGCTGGCGGTGAAGGATGACGGGACCGGGATCCCCGCGGAGCAGCTGCCGCGGATCTGGGACCCGTACATGACGCAGAAGACGGGCGGGACCGGCCTCGGCCTCGCGATCGTGAAGCAGACGGTCGTGGCGCACGGGGGCCGCGTGGACGCGGTGAGCGCGCCGGGTGAGGGGACCGAGATCCGGCTCCGCTTCCCGCTCGTGAACGGACGCAACGGCTAG